The genomic DNA ACAGGTTATCGTAAGACCACGCAAGGAAGTTCCCTCGGTTTCTCATTTTATTATGAAGGTGCTTGCTATGAAACGCGTTTCATATCGTAGTATAAATGATGGGAGGTGTAGCCATGCCTCCCGGGCTCATATTAAAAGCGTGACCCTGAACAGGGGCGTGATTGATGATATGGGCTTTTTTAAGCTTATATAGAATATGAATCAATTTGTTTGAATATTATGTAAAATTATTGTATAATAGAAAAAAGGTCAAGGAGCTGATAGTCATGAAGAGGCATTTGTTGAACTCACCGCAGTCTGATGAAAGCAGTATCCACTCTTTACTAGCTGAAATGATCCTGGACGAGGCTCTGCTGAATTTCCGTAAAGAGAAGATTGAACAGGAAATTGACCGTGCGCTATGCGAG from Rossellomorea marisflavi includes the following:
- a CDS encoding IDEAL domain-containing protein, with amino-acid sequence MKRHLLNSPQSDESSIHSLLAEMILDEALLNFRKEKIEQEIDRALCEKNKDDFLRLCKELNQLHRQYGYTM